The genomic interval AATTCGGGCGGTGTATTCTCCAGGGCACTCAGTATCGCTTCTTCTATCTTGGAAATGGACTTATCCAAGGCGTGGGCGATCTCTTTGTAGCTGACATGGATCTCCTTTGGTATACCGGTCAAGAGGTCTCTACCTCGCACGGCATAGTCTTCAGGTGGATTTTCGAGTTCAGGCACTGCGGCACCCACTTCTATCTTGATCTGTTCAGCTGTGCGCTCGCCTATGAGGATATTGTGTTGTCGCCTCATGTACTCCTCGATATCATTGGTGAACTCGTCACCTGCGATGCGGATGTTCTTGTCACATACGATCCCCCCTAATGCGATGACCGCGATCTCCGATGTCCCTCCACCTATGTCGATGATCATGTTACCCATGGGCTCTTCTACATCAATACCGATCCCTATGGCTGCTGCCATGGGCTCATGGATGAGGTAGACCTCTTTGGCCCCGGCATGCTCTGCACTGTCTTTAACTGCACGCTTCTCCACTTCTGTGATCCCTGAGGGTATGCAGATGACCATTCGCATCGATGGAGTGAACCACTTATTCTTATGCTGTATCATCTTGATCATCCCGCGAATCATCGCTTCTGCTGCTTGGAAGTCAGCGATCACTCCGTCTTTGAGTGGTCTGATGGTCTTGATGTCTTCATGGGTCTTCCCATGCATCTTCTGCGCCTGTCTACCGATGGCGATGTACTTACCGGTAGCCCTGTCCATTGCCACGATACTCGGTTCATCTACAACGACCTTGTCATTATAGATGATGAGTGTATTGGCTGTACCGAGATCGATAGCGATCTCTTGAGTGAAAAAATCAAATAAGCCCATGTCTATTCACCGTCACGATTTGAGATGCACTGTGGCAGAATCCAAGAATTCCTTCAAATGTAAGATGACTTGTAGGGGGCATATCCAGCACGATATGCAACTATCGACATTGGTTTCTTGATAAGCTCAATGCTTGAAATGACGCACCCCGGTCATGACCATGGCCATTCCGTGCGCATTGCAATAGTCGATACTCAATTGATCCTTGATCGATCCTCCAGGCTGGATAACCGCCTTGATCCCAGCCTTGTCAGCAATCTCCACGCAATCGGGAAATGGAAAGAAGGCATCACTTGCCATCACCGCTCCGTCTAGCGAGAATCCCATTCTACCGGCTTTGTCAATGGCTTGATTCAGGGCATCAACTCGACTGGTCTGGCCGGTCCCGCTGGCCAACAATTGCCCATCCTTTGCCAGAACGATTGTATTGGACTTGGTGTGTTTAGCGACACGACTGGCAAACAAGAGGTCCTGCACCTGCGCCTTGTTCGGTTTGACCTCGGTCACTTGATCAAGGTCAGAAGCCGCATCCGTCTTCAGATCCTTTTCCTGCCACAGGTGTCCATTCAATGCGCTACGTATCTGTGACTTGGCTTCGGGATAGGCTTTGATCACAAGCAGTATACGCTTCTTCTTCTGCTGCAGGATCTCTCTGGCCTGATCAGAGAAAGCCGGAGCGATGACCACCTCACAGAAGAGATCATGGATCAGCGAAGCGGTGTCGCCATCGATCTCCCTGTTGCTGATGAGGATTCCTCCGAAGGCTGAGACCGGGTCCCCGGCCAATGCCGCTTTATAGGCTTTACTGATAGTCTCCCGTGTAGCCAAGCCACATGCGTTATTGTGCTTGAGGATGGCAAAAGTGGGATCATCATCCTTGAATTCAGACATCAGCGCTACAGCTGCATCCACATCCAAGAGATTGTTGTAAGAAAGCT from Flavobacteriales bacterium carries:
- a CDS encoding rod shape-determining protein, which translates into the protein MGLFDFFTQEIAIDLGTANTLIIYNDKVVVDEPSIVAMDRATGKYIAIGRQAQKMHGKTHEDIKTIRPLKDGVIADFQAAEAMIRGMIKMIQHKNKWFTPSMRMVICIPSGITEVEKRAVKDSAEHAGAKEVYLIHEPMAAAIGIGIDVEEPMGNMIIDIGGGTSEIAVIALGGIVCDKNIRIAGDEFTNDIEEYMRRQHNILIGERTAEQIKIEVGAAVPELENPPEDYAVRGRDLLTGIPKEIHVSYKEIAHALDKSISKIEEAILSALENTPPELSADIYRTGIYLAGGGSMLRGLDKRISLKTKLPVHVADDPLKAVARGTGIALKNIGKFQFLMTG
- a CDS encoding bifunctional phosphoribosylaminoimidazolecarboxamide formyltransferase/IMP cyclohydrolase PurH; its protein translation is GQDSSITLGEGNALRYGENPHQKGVFYGDLEAIFDKLHGKELSYNNLLDVDAAVALMSEFKDDDPTFAILKHNNACGLATRETISKAYKAALAGDPVSAFGGILISNREIDGDTASLIHDLFCEVVIAPAFSDQAREILQQKKKRILLVIKAYPEAKSQIRSALNGHLWQEKDLKTDAASDLDQVTEVKPNKAQVQDLLFASRVAKHTKSNTIVLAKDGQLLASGTGQTSRVDALNQAIDKAGRMGFSLDGAVMASDAFFPFPDCVEIADKAGIKAVIQPGGSIKDQLSIDYCNAHGMAMVMTGVRHFKH